The following is a genomic window from Thioclava electrotropha.
ATCGTGATCGAACCGGCAGTCGCCTCTGCTGCAGGAGGGACCTGAGCGATGGTCATGGCAAAGATGCGCAATTTGCTCCGCCGCTTCCGCGACGACGAGACCGGATCCATCCCGATCGAAGGGCTGATGGCCTTCATCATGCTGTCGGGCTGGCTGATCCTGTCGATCGAAATGTATGACGTGTTCAAAATTCGCGGTGCCGCGACACGGGCCAATGTAACGGTCTCGGACCTGATCTCGCGCGAACGGGATCCAATCGGCCCGAAATTCGTCGCAGGCATCAAGCAGGTCTACGATTTTGCGACCGGCAATAGCGACCCTTCGCGCAGCTGGATGCGTGTAACCTTGGTGAGTTGCTGGGACGATCCGCAGGATTTGAACCACGCCTGCAACGATCCCACCGAAGGCAGCGACGCAAAAAAGGTGAAGTTGGACGATTCCTTTGCGACCGGTTTGGCGCAAAGCTACACGCAGGAGGCGCTCGATCTCGAGGCGGATCGCATTCCGGTCCTCGCGGCGGGCGACCAGGCGCTCATCGTGGAGACCTCCTACGCTTATGACCTCCCCTTCAAGCTTTCTGAAGCGTACAAGGCCTATCTGACGTCAATCGGCGAGGATCCGACCAAGCATTTCGTCGGCTTTCACGACGCGATCTCGTTCGACAATTTCATCGTCACCCGACCGCGCGTCGCCCGCCTGACGTGGAGCGACGCAAACTGAGCGGTAGCTCGAACGCCGCGCTCAGCCGTGATCGCGCCAGCGATTGACGATCGGATAACGGCGATCCAGCCAGAACGCCTTGCTCGACAGGCGCGTGCCCGGCGCCGACTGGTGGCGTTTCCACTCCGAGATATAGAGCAGATGCTCGACCTTCTTGATCGTCTCGCGCTCGTAGCCCTCGGCCACGAGATCGGCGACCGAAGCGTCGCGCTCCACCAGCCCTTCGAGGATGCCGTCGAGCACCGGATAGGGCGGCAGGCTGTCCTCGTCCTTCTGGTCGGGCCGTAGCTCTGCGGAGGGCGGCTTGTCGATGATCTCGCGCGGGATCACCTCGCCTTCGGGGCCCTTCATCCAGTCGCGGTAGTTGGCGTTGCGCCAGCGGCAGGTCTCGAAAACGCGGGTCTTGTAGAGATCCTTGATCGGATTGTAGCCGCCGGCCATGTCACCATAGATCGTGGCATAGCCCACGGCCATCTCGGATTTGTTACCGGTGGTCAGAAGCATCTCGCCGAACTTGTTCGACAGCGCCATCAGCATCACACCGCGCAGGCGCGATTGGATGTTTTCCTCGGTCACGTCGGGCTCGGTGCCCTCCATCAGATGGGCGAGCGCATCCGAGACCGCATCGCGCGCCCCGTCGATCCGCACCGTGTCGAGACGCATCCCCTGCCGCTTTGCCAGATCGGCGGCGTGATCGAGCGAGCCCTGCGAGGTGTATTCCGAGGGCAGCATCACGCAATGCACGGCCTCCGGCCCCAGCGCATCCGCCGCGATCGTCGCGACCAGCGCGGAGTCGATCCCGCCCGACAGGCCGAGCACGACCTTGGAGAAGCCCGACTTGCGCAGGTAATCGCCAAGGCTTTCGACCATCGCGCGGTAATCCTGCTCCCATTCCGAAGGCTGCGGATCGTCACGGCCCGCGACGCAGGCCCAGCCCTCGCCGTCACGCTCGAAATCGACATGGTCGATGATCTCGTCGAAGGGCGCGAATTGCGCGGCTAGTTGGCCGTGACGGTTCAGCACGAAGCTCGCCCCGTCGAAGACCTGATCGTCCTGCCCACCGACCGAATTGAGATAAGCCAGCGGCAGCCCGGTCTCGACCACGCGCGCGACCATATGGGTCATCCGCACGTCGAGTTTGCCCCGGTGATAGGGCGAGCCGTTCGGCACGATCAGGATCTCGGCCCCGGTCTCGGCCAGCGTCTCGGCCACATCCGGGTGCCACGCATCCTCGCAAATCGGCGTCCCGATCCGCACGCCGTTGATCGCGTAGGGCCCGGAAATCTGACCGGTATCGTAGATGCGATACTCGTCGAAAATCCCGTGATGCGGCAGATCGTGCTTCAACATCCGCGCGACCAGCGCTCCGTCTTTCCAGACCCAATAGGCGTTATACTGCCCCTGCTCGGTCCAGTAGGGCCCGCCGATGCCCAGCGCCGGACCATCGGTGATCCGCGCGCCAAGCGCCTCCATCGCGGCAACCGCGTCGCGCACGAAAGCGGGCTTCGCGATCAGGTCCTGCGTCTGGTAGCCGGTCAGGAACATCTCGGGCAGCACGACCATGTCGGCGCCCGCGCGCTTACCCTCTTCCCAAGCGGCGAAGGCCTTCTCGGCATTGGCCTCCAGCGCGCCCACGGTGGGGTTGAGCTGGGCCATGGTGAGGCGGAAACGATCGGCCATAAGCGTCCTCGGGCTGTTATTGCCCCTCATTTAGCAGAAAACGATGGGGTGAAAAGGGGATGGCTGCCCTGCATTTACCTACCCTTCCCCTCCGCGCCCCCGACACGGACCGCCCTGCCCGCTTGTCAGGCTACCCCCGCGCAATTAACCTTTCCCCAAGCACGGCAGAGCGCGAATCCACGCGCTCGCGAGACCGGAGCACAGGCAGCACCATCAGGGGGCACGCATGGCAGGCGCGCAGCTTCGCATCGCGACATTGGCAGTTCTGATCGGCTGGACCGCGCAGATCGCGCCGGCGCAAGAGGTCATCACCAAGCAATACGATGACGGCGGCCTCTATGAGGGCA
Proteins encoded in this region:
- a CDS encoding TadE/TadG family type IV pilus assembly protein; translation: MVMAKMRNLLRRFRDDETGSIPIEGLMAFIMLSGWLILSIEMYDVFKIRGAATRANVTVSDLISRERDPIGPKFVAGIKQVYDFATGNSDPSRSWMRVTLVSCWDDPQDLNHACNDPTEGSDAKKVKLDDSFATGLAQSYTQEALDLEADRIPVLAAGDQALIVETSYAYDLPFKLSEAYKAYLTSIGEDPTKHFVGFHDAISFDNFIVTRPRVARLTWSDAN
- a CDS encoding NAD+ synthase, which translates into the protein MADRFRLTMAQLNPTVGALEANAEKAFAAWEEGKRAGADMVVLPEMFLTGYQTQDLIAKPAFVRDAVAAMEALGARITDGPALGIGGPYWTEQGQYNAYWVWKDGALVARMLKHDLPHHGIFDEYRIYDTGQISGPYAINGVRIGTPICEDAWHPDVAETLAETGAEILIVPNGSPYHRGKLDVRMTHMVARVVETGLPLAYLNSVGGQDDQVFDGASFVLNRHGQLAAQFAPFDEIIDHVDFERDGEGWACVAGRDDPQPSEWEQDYRAMVESLGDYLRKSGFSKVVLGLSGGIDSALVATIAADALGPEAVHCVMLPSEYTSQGSLDHAADLAKRQGMRLDTVRIDGARDAVSDALAHLMEGTEPDVTEENIQSRLRGVMLMALSNKFGEMLLTTGNKSEMAVGYATIYGDMAGGYNPIKDLYKTRVFETCRWRNANYRDWMKGPEGEVIPREIIDKPPSAELRPDQKDEDSLPPYPVLDGILEGLVERDASVADLVAEGYERETIKKVEHLLYISEWKRHQSAPGTRLSSKAFWLDRRYPIVNRWRDHG